The sequence AGAATCCTTCTAAAAAATCCTTGGTTTATCCAGAATCCCAATCCTTCATATCTGATCGATCTCAATATCCAGTATGGTTTTTCATCCTGTACCATACCCTAGGTGACATCTGAGCAATCTGGTAAGAATCCCGGTAGGTCACTTTAGCCAGAACCTCCCaacatttttttatctcctcctatgTTCGTTCTGTCTTATGACCCATAGAACACAGAAATGAACTGAAAGACTAAATTCTATGAAACTGGTATCATTCTATATATTTAAGGCAGAAGTTAATGCATTAATACAGTGTCTAAGGAATTGGGGTTCAGTTCTCTCAAAGAAACTCTTTTTGAGAAAGGCTAAAAACAAATGACAATTCATGAAAGTAGTTGTAACACCCACAAACATATGTTCATACCCCTAATACACAATATCTCAAGCGTGACTAAAAGATGATTACATTAATATACAGAACCACAAATAATTCAGAGGTAATGCAGAaaagaaaacttataaatttctaATAAACACAAAACTATTTTAACTCCCACTAACAAgtactgaaaatttaaaaattagcaacAAGGAGCCATCACTCTCAGTTAACAAATTGTCAGAAGTCATAAAAGTCAACAAGGATGACCAAAACTAACCATCCAGGTTCTTTTGGTGGAATGAAAACTAGTAGAGCCATCCCTCAGGATGGGGGAAAACTCGTTCAACAACCTTCTGCAGATGCTGAAACCcaaggatgctcaagtccctgaTACAAAATGTTATATATGCCTATGCACACATCCCAGTATACATGAAATCATCTCTAGAGTCTTTTAAATAACTAATGCAATGCTATGTAAATacttgttatactgtattgtttaggaaataatgcCAATAAAAAGTTGGTACATGCtcagtacagatgcaatttttgGGGGAATATTTTTGATTTGCAGTTGGTTAACTCTGGGATGCAGaacctacaaatataaagaaCTGACTGTACTATCTTTCTGGAAGGCCGTCTGGCACAAAGAGATAATTAGAAAAGAATGCAAATGTGTAATATAGGAATTTTGATTTTAGACTTCTCATATATAAAAAAACTACAAACTACATGAGTATCCATCACTAGAAGCCTGACTATTAGATATCCTTCTATGGACCTGCCAATAAGGGAGGTAAGCCTACACATAAATAAGTGAATTACAAGTAAAAACAAGTATATTTTAGGCAATATGGTATAGAAACTGTAGGACCAACCAGGCTACATCATGATTCTTTTGGGAGGAGCTCAGATAAAGGCACTTTTTGgcaggtcctttcctgggaatgaTATGGTATGAGCCTCAAATGGTTTGTTCTTGGACAAATTTGCCTTCAATCAGAGTACTTCTTCTCTATCCAAACCACATATGTGAAAACATGcaactgattttaaaaattaggctCCTGTAGGCCAAGCTAGTGAGATcttattaatgaatttcttattaGATATTGGAGAGCCATTCCTTGACGTTCGTATTTGCAAAGGTCTCTTGGAGATGGGAAAGACTGGAGCTGAAGGAAGCAATGAAGATGGGAAATCACAAAATACAGTGCCAGGAAAATCAGAGGCTCTGTTAGCATGGGAAGGAGAGGGACCAACTCAGGAGACAGTTCTAGAACAGAATGAACCAAAGTGAATGGGGTCGTGAGTGATGGTGATGGGGAAGGGGGGGGTCTAGGTAGAATTTAAATCAAAAGGCTTATTAAAATCAGctagagccaggtgcagtggctcttttgcctgtaatcccagcagtttgggaggctgaggcaggagttcaaaaccagcctcagcaatggtgaggtgctaagcaactcagtgagactctgtttctcaataaaaatgcaaaattgggctggggatgtggctcagtggttgagtgacccttagttcaatccccagtactgcctccTGCTCCAAAAAATCGGCTAGAGACAGTTGGATGAAGTTCTTCAATAAGAACCTCAATGAATGAAGCCCCTCAAGTTCTACCTCCTTCAACCATCCCCATTCAACAGCAGCAACCATTTTCTCCATCAATATCACCCTTCCACTAGTCACCTCCACTGAAGCTTTTTAACCTATATCTCTTGCAAGTTCACCTCCCCAGATTTTCTCATTTCATCACCTGAGTGAGAATTCATCAAAAACAATTGTTTTGGTTCTGGAGACTAAAccagggcatttaaccactgagccacatccacaggcctttttgtcttttattttgagacagggtttcactaagttgcttagggccttggtaagttgctgaggctggctctgaacttgcaattctcttgcctcagcctcctatcactgggattacaggtgtgctccaccatgcccagaaatatttcccatttaaaaaatttccaaACTCTGAGCTGCCCCTTatcatatacatatacaaatacacagATTTGTATCACCCTTAGAAGGGAAGGAAGCCACCCAATTTTCTCTGTTTTATGAGGGCCATAGGCTAGAGATGACCTTATTTACTAGTTTGACTCTAGTTCCAGGACTTTGGTGGCTCAAGGCTGAGAGGGAGCACAGATGGAGGTGGGGGACAGGGCAGATGACCAGTGGCTGTTGGGTGCAAAGTGGCATACCAGTCCTCAGTCTGGTGGTGTAGAGAAAATGAACCACCTGTGGAGGGCTGTGAGGGAAGGGCATGGTTATAGGGGTGAGGGAAGCAGGTTACTGTTGGAGGTGGTGTTGTGTAGGAATAGGGACAAGCAGGGGACTCTGGCAAGAATCCAGAGAAGGTGGCAGGCGAGAGATGGGCCAGTGGCTGGAGCAATGATCTTTCCTGCTTCCGTTGCTTAGCTCTGCGGTTCTGGAACCAGACCTGAGAAAGAATAGCCAAATCAGAGCTTCTATTTCAAATAGATGGCACTGTCACATATGATCCCCTTCCTCCAAGGACAGGAGGTTCAGGCACAGGGAGTAAGCATTTCCCACATCACCAGAGGAAGAAAAGTTCTACTAGAGGCATGGCTGACCTAGGTCTGCTGACAAACTGTACTTTTAACTCTAACCTGTGTCTAAATTTGCTCAATTTGTACAACTTTGGATGAGTAAGAACTGTCACCTTCCAACAAGAAAGGGATAAATATGACATAGCAAAATTTTCTCTCTCCAGATATCGGGAAATCTTCCCTAGGGTTCAGTTTAGAGATGAAGACTCTTGATAAATATAATTGTTATAGACAAGATTGGGTTTAGGGGAGGATTTAGACTTAAGATTAATTAACTCTGTGACTAGTATTGAGGAAGCCTCAGGCTGGATGAATCGCAAGGTTGTGGTTAGGGATAAGGGACAAGGTTGTGCATGTCTGTGAACAGTTAGAATTGCATTTCTGTTGGGGTTCACATCATTATTAAATGTTGGGAGTAGTAACTCAAGTCAGATTatcttagagttagggttaaacttGAGTGACATTCAAAGTGTAGAGGAGGCATTGTTAAGTGATGGGTGAAGTTTAGTTCCAATGATTGTCTATACTCAGGTAGCCCCCACCGCACTAAAGAGAATCTCTCAAGGTAGGAGGGACCCTGAAGTATCACCTGTATTCTGGCCTCACTGAGGCCCGTGTCCCGTGCGAGACCCTCTCGGGCCCAGATGTCTGGGTACTGATTCCTCCCAAAGGCTGATTCCAGCTGCTCCAACTGTGCTGGGCTGAAGGTGGTACGGTGGCGGCGCCGGGAGTGCAACTGACCCCTCTGTCCTTCTTGTGGAGAATGTCTCGGTCTCCCCACTCCTACGGCAGAGAGCCTCCTGTAGGGCTGAGTGCTCATGTCTGAGGAGGGAGAAGAAAGGAGGGAGACGTTGCTTATGAGTGGGATCACCCATCCATCACTGGACCACTTATTTTCTGCTCAAAGCCCCCTATGCTGATTCCCCTTGGGAAACCCAGCTCACACCAGAAATCCTTCTTCTTTCATAACCACTATTCCTGGACCAGCTTAGCCTCAGTTGCTGCTATATTTCTGGGACTGGGTTGTCTGCTACAAAGGGTTACTTCTCAGACCCACTTTCCATCCTGGGTATTCATACTTTGTCTACCTGACAACTCCATTGTATGCCCAATCTGAGCCCCCTGTTACTACCCCTCCATGTGCCTTTCCCCTCCAAGTACACTCCACACCCACCTGGGGCACACCTTGTGGGCCTTCTATTTGCTTTCATGCCCTAACAACTTTCTAGGTCTCTATCGAAGGTCCCCTTTGCTTGTTTCCTGCTCTCATGTGTTGCATTCAACTTAAAACTTCTTTATACAGCTCTTATCCTCCTGTACCCCAGCCTGGGAAGATGAAGCATTCTCCACTGTGTCACTCACGCATACCCTCTCCTTACTTATGTACTCTCTGTCATTTCTCCTTCCCCTGCCCTGGCCCAGCCACCAGGCTGCAGGAACCTGAGCTCGTGGGAAAGGCTCGCTTCTCCTCCCTGCAGTCTCACTAAGCCCCCACGTTAATTAGTCTGAGAACTGCCGgggaaagagagaacagagagggaagaggagacacCTGGGAAGGTACAGGCTGAGAAAAGGAGATGTCTGGAGCAGACACCTATTCCCATGGGGACACAAGTGTGGCTCCCATCCAGTGTCCACTGTCCCCCTTGGGGACTTACATGTATTGTTCTGCTCTCTCATGATCAAAGCCTCGGCCCCTCCAGCTCCCTCCCTTACAGAAGGCAGTGTTCTGGGGCAAACTCTGAGATTAGGAGTGAAGGCATAGGCTCCAGCTATGCCTCTGCCTACCAGAAGCCAGGGCCTCACTTCTGCCTGTGAAGCAAAGTTCTATTTAAGGACCCCCTGGTTTTAATATGCTAGGATTCTAGTTTTCAGCCTTCCTCGTGGTGAACCACTGCCTCAGAGGAGGCTAGACATGAGTCTCACACCTGTTGCCCACCTCAGGGCCCCAAGCCCAGCCTGGGAAGTCACTCACCCACTGTGGAGGTCAGAGTCCCTGCAGCTGGGTATCTCTCAGGCAAGAGGGTGCTGCAAATTCGCCCCTTCCTTTGCTTCCCCTGCTGGCTCCTCCCTTCAGCTTCCATGATTAGCCACCAGCACCAAAGACAGTCCAGCCTCCTCCTGTGTCCCTGAATCTTTGATTCTAGTCTGTCCGTTTCTGTTGATCCCTTCTATGCCCGTGATCTCTCTCCTCCTTTTGTTGTACAGTCTctgatctgtgtgtgtgtgtgtgtgtgtgtgtgcgcgcgcgtgtgtgtgtgtgtgtgtgtgtaaagatataggtatatagagagatgtctcttcactcttttattttttttctaattcctcATTCTCATTCCCCACatctttctctccctttttctctctctctctccttcatctgattctctatttctctctctctctctctggatctTCTTTCCACCAGGATGCTGCTCTCTCTTCTTCCAGCTGCCTATTTTCCCACACCACCTCTCTCTCCTTGAGTCTTGGAGGAGTGACCTCCTCCTGGCCCCTGTGGGCCCATCCAATCATTACCTGGTCACCAGAGCCCCCTTGCTCTGGGGAGGATCACAAGCCGGATGAGGGAAGGTGTTCTGTTGGAGGGTCCAGGGACTGGGGCCAAGAGCTCATATTCCCAGGGGACCAGAATCTTTTGTCCAGTTAAATCCCCTCCTGGGAGCAGGCAGAGAAAGGAGGGTAAAATACATTCCTACTAAGTCCCCCTTCTCAGAACCCCActgtggggagggaggaggaaggcggGGACAACCAGGGGGTAAGAGGCAGGGCCTCTCTGGCATCTCAGTGTGCAGGTGATACCCAAGGACCTGTTTCTAGGAAACTAAAAAATGAAGAGTCAAGTGCACGCTTGGTACCCTAATATCCCAGAATATACCAGCCACCCTCTCAGAACAATCTGAACTCAATCCATAGGATAAATCTCCAGGGCACCAATGTTCTTATGTACTTTCTGATTTCTTCCTTTGAAAGTCACCTGCATATTCATCTAGAAATCTCAGAACAACAAGACCTTTCAAGGCCACTGAGATTTTCAAAAAAACCTTGATCCTTGAGCACATGTGAATTCCAGAAGCATTCTGTCCTACCCAAACCTCAGGATACTCTGCAATAAAC is a genomic window of Callospermophilus lateralis isolate mCalLat2 chromosome 5, mCalLat2.hap1, whole genome shotgun sequence containing:
- the Prop1 gene encoding homeobox protein prophet of Pit-1 is translated as MEAEGRSQQGKQRKGRICSTLLPERYPAAGTLTSTVDMSTQPYRRLSAVGVGRPRHSPQEGQRGQLHSRRRHRTTFSPAQLEQLESAFGRNQYPDIWAREGLARDTGLSEARIQVWFQNRRAKQRKQERSLLQPLAHLSPATFSGFLPESPACPYSYTTPPPTVTCFPHPYNHALPSQPSTGGSFSLHHQTEDWYATLHPTATGHLPCPPPPSVLPLSLEPPKSWN